ACGCACCATCTGGGCCTCACCGTGCAGATCGACGAAAGCCCCAGCCAAGTGTACGACGGCAAACGCAGCACCTTGCACCCGCTGTTCACCCATTCCTGATCGCGCAGCCGCATTCTCATCATGTTCACCGAATCCCTTCTCTCCCAACTCGCCAGCGAACTCGATGCCAGCGAGCGCACGCGCCAGCAGATCGAGCATTTCTCCAAACGCTTTCCGGGCATGAGCGTGGAAGACGGCTACCGCATCGCCCGCAAATGGGTGGAGCTGCAGATCGCACGTGGGCGCAAAGTGATCGGCCACAAGATTGGCCTCACCTCGCGCGCCATGCAGGTGTCCAGCCAGATCGATGAGCCCGACTACGGCACGCTGCTCGACAACATGCTCTACACCGCGCACGAAGGTGCGGTGCTCGACATTCCCAAGCGCAACTTCATCGCGCCGCGCGTGGAGGTGGAACTGGCCTTCGTGCTCAAATCGCCGCTGCGTGGCGCGGGGCTGCCCGGCGGCAAGGAAATCACGCTGCAGGACGTGCTGGCCGCGACCGACTACGTCACGCCCGCCATCGAAATCATCGACTCGCGCA
This genomic stretch from Diaphorobacter sp. HDW4B harbors:
- the hpaH gene encoding 2-oxo-hept-4-ene-1,7-dioate hydratase, which codes for MFTESLLSQLASELDASERTRQQIEHFSKRFPGMSVEDGYRIARKWVELQIARGRKVIGHKIGLTSRAMQVSSQIDEPDYGTLLDNMLYTAHEGAVLDIPKRNFIAPRVEVELAFVLKSPLRGAGLPGGKEITLQDVLAATDYVTPAIEIIDSRIEQFDRHTQAARKVYDTISDNAANAGVVVGARRADPHDLDLAWCGAILNVNGVVEETGLAAGVQGHPAIGVAWLANKLAAWGESLNAGEIVLAGSFTRPVSAKEGDMFVADYGKLGTLRFRFV